Genomic window (Melioribacteraceae bacterium):
AAAATAATTCGTATTAGCCTATAATTTATTAGAAAAATATTTATGAAAAATTTCTTGTTAAATGTTTCTTTATACTATTAAGGTGGCTCAAATAAAATTATGAGAAAAATAATATATGTCCTATACTTTTTGATAGTGGCTAATATCAGTTTTGCCCAATCCCCGATCATTCAAACGAAATATACTGCCGATCCTGCACCTATGATTTATAAAGACACTGTGTTTCTCTATACAGGCCACGACGAAGATGATGCAATGGGCTTTAAAATGCATAATTGGTTGCTCTATACATCGACCGATATGGCTAATTGGACCGAGCATGGCGTGGTTGCATCTTTAAAAAATTTCTCATGGGTTCCTTATGATAATGGAGCATGGGCTGCTCAGTGCGTTGAGCGTAATGGAAAGTTTTATCTCTATTGCCCAATGCCTGGCGGAGTTGGAATAGGGGTTTTAATTGCCGATAGTCCTTATGGACCTTTTAATGACCCGATTGGAAAGCCTTTGATAAGTAAAAGCAACCATGATATAGATCCTACTATTTTGATTGACGACGATGGCCAGGCATACTTGTACTGGGGAAATCCAAAGTTATATTATGTTAAATTGAATGAGGATATGATTTCTTACTCAGGTGAGATAATTGAGGAAACAACAACACCCAAGAATTATCAAGAAGGACCTTGGGTTTGGAAACGGAACAATCATTATTACATGGCGTATGCTTCCACTTGCTGTCCGGAAGGAATTGGTTATGCAATGAGCGACTCACCAACAGGACCATGGGAATATAAAGGAATGATTGTAGATGCATCAGAAAAAACCAGAGGTAATCATCCCGGTATTATTGAATACAAAGGCAAATCGTATTGTTTTGGGCACAGTTACGACTTGCTGAAACTAACCACATCCAAATTTTATGAACGCCGATCGGTGGATATGGATGAAATGATTTATAATCCCGATGGCACTATACAAAACCGTCATTATTGGTCGGTTGAAGGTCCTGAACAAGTTGGGAAATTGGATCCATTCAAACGAGTTGAGGCAGAAACAATGGCTTGGAGCGAAGGGGTTAAAACAATGTTCGAAACAGAATGGGAAGGGGATTTTGAATGGGCTAGGGGAAAAAAGGTTGCTGATCGTTTGTTTGTAACTTCCATTCACAATGGTGATTATCTCATGGTAAAAGGCGTTGATTTTGCTAAAGGGGCAAAATCAGTGGAAGTGAGTGTTGCTTCTCTGTATGGTGGGAAAATCGAAATTCATCTTGATGAAACCCATGGACCTATCATTGCTACTGTTGATGTAAATACTTCACGACAAGGTGGTATCTGGAGGACAATTACTGCACCGGTTAAGAGTGTTAGTGGAGTTCACGATTTGTATTTTGTTTTTAATGGAGAAAAAGACCTGTTCAACTTTGACTGGTGGATGTTTAAGTAAAAAAACTTTTATTAAGGAAAGAATGGTATGAATAAGAAACATCTAAAAAATCCAAAATCAATTTCATTCCACCCCGCGTTTCAAAAAGGAATCTGGGTTCCCTCTTCAAATTTTAAAACAAGATTTCTCGCTTTGCTCGAAATGACAATACATAATCAGTTTCTCAGGTATCTCAATAAGCTAATTATTTTAATATTTGTAGTACTGTCCATTACTATTGTGAAGGCTCAGAATCGCCTTCCACATCCCGAGTTGGAGAATCCATCTATTCAAGGAATTAATAAAGAAAATCCTCATGCTA
Coding sequences:
- a CDS encoding family 43 glycosylhydrolase — protein: MRKIIYVLYFLIVANISFAQSPIIQTKYTADPAPMIYKDTVFLYTGHDEDDAMGFKMHNWLLYTSTDMANWTEHGVVASLKNFSWVPYDNGAWAAQCVERNGKFYLYCPMPGGVGIGVLIADSPYGPFNDPIGKPLISKSNHDIDPTILIDDDGQAYLYWGNPKLYYVKLNEDMISYSGEIIEETTTPKNYQEGPWVWKRNNHYYMAYASTCCPEGIGYAMSDSPTGPWEYKGMIVDASEKTRGNHPGIIEYKGKSYCFGHSYDLLKLTTSKFYERRSVDMDEMIYNPDGTIQNRHYWSVEGPEQVGKLDPFKRVEAETMAWSEGVKTMFETEWEGDFEWARGKKVADRLFVTSIHNGDYLMVKGVDFAKGAKSVEVSVASLYGGKIEIHLDETHGPIIATVDVNTSRQGGIWRTITAPVKSVSGVHDLYFVFNGEKDLFNFDWWMFK